From Ananas comosus cultivar F153 linkage group 2, ASM154086v1, whole genome shotgun sequence:
atatatatatatatatatgttacattaatattccttttttttatatgtatgtgAATATTTTTGTATTCATTCATGCATTTTGATATTTTGTTCGTCTCGATCCATACGTGGGGCCTGGTTAGATGATGATATACGTACATTAAAGATCAGAAGCTCAAATTAATTTACTCTACCGGATTGGATTGGATTAGATATTTAGATTAGAGATTATTTTACACGATCTTCGAGCGCCGCCGCTGCCCCACCAACGCCGTcgcctccaccgcctccgccatCGCCCCGCATATCGTCGCCGCGTGGCGCCCCAGAcaccgccctcctccgccgccgccgccgccgccggctcTCCTCGTCGCCCTCCGGCCGTCCGCCGCCTCCTTCGGCGCcgcccctccgccgccggcgctCGCCGCGATGAGGCGCTCGAGCTCCCTGGTGATGCACTCGATCTCGTAGAGATCGAAGAGCGAGATCGAGCcgcgcggcggaggcggggaTTTCTTCCCGCCGGAGGGCGGAGGAGGGCTCGTGGGGGCGCGGCGCGCGCCCGTCGTGGATGGAGCCCCGCTGGTGCCAGGCCCACGCCGCGGCCTTCGCCAGCGCCATCTCGTCCCACTCCGCctccgacgccgacgccgacgccgacgccgacgaccTCCCCCTTCGCTTCTTCCGATCCATtagtagagagggagagagagggagagagatagcAATAGATGAATAATCagtgagagagaagaaaagggttttttttgtttatttttggggTGGGTTTGATAGGATAAATTGGAGGGGCCGAAACGAAGTCTCCTCGTCTTGATTGCTCTCATCAATAGGGAACAGAAGGTTCGCGCGTGGTGTTTT
This genomic window contains:
- the LOC109728083 gene encoding U1 small nuclear ribonucleoprotein 70 kDa-like, which produces MDRKKRRGRSSASASASASEAEWDEMALAKAAAWAWHQRGSIHDGRAPRPHEPSSALRREEIPASAARLDLALRSLRDRVHHQGARAPHRGERRRRRGGAEGGGGRPEGDEESRRRRRRRRRAVSGAPRGDDMRGDGGGGGGDGVGGAAAALEDRVK